A single window of Populus nigra chromosome 17, ddPopNigr1.1, whole genome shotgun sequence DNA harbors:
- the LOC133677299 gene encoding heterogeneous nuclear ribonucleoprotein Q-like isoform X2 — MPRSGGSGASADEPGIPEKSVEPEEQVDLDGDNEAEETMEEEVEYEEVEEEEEVEEIEEEVEEEVEEEEIEEAADEADSKKGSDGEEEIDEQRKHAELLALPPHGSEVYLGGIPPDASEGDLKEFCESIGEVTEVRIMKGKDSSESKGYAFVSFRTKELASKAIEELNNTEFKGKKVKCSTSQVNHRLFIGNVPRNWGEENMKKAVKKIGPGVNSVELLKDPQNPSRNRGFAFIEYYNHACAEYSRKKMSNPEFKLDDNAPTVSWADPKNAGSSAASQVKAVYVKNLPEDITQDRLRQLFEHHGKVTKVVLPPAKPGHEKSRFGFVHFAERSSAMKALKNTEKYEIDGQVLDCSLAKPHTDQKPSGGPNSQNSSLYSNFPPQLGYGLAGGTYGAFGAGFGAAGFRQPVIYGRGPTPAGMAMMPMLLPDGRIGYVLQQPGMQAHSSPQPQGGRGRGAGSSSGGRRGNDRGRSRYNPY; from the exons ATGCCAAGATCAGGGGGAAGTGGTGCATCTGCTGATGAACCAGGTATCCCTGAAAAGTCTGTCGAGCCTGAAGAGCAGGTTGACCTTGATGGTGACAATGAAGCTGAGGAGACAATGGAAGAAGAAGTTGAGTATGAAGAAgtagaagaggaggaggaagtgGAAGAGATAGAGGAAGAGGTTGAAGAGGAggtagaagaggaagaaattgaagagGCTGCTGATGAAGCAGATTCGAAAAAGGGCTCAGATGGTGAAGAGGAGATAGATGAGCAAAGAAAACATGCTGAGCTTCTTGCACTTCCTCCTCACGGATCAGAGGTGTATCTTGGTGGCATTCCTCCTGATGCTTCTGAAGGGGATTTGAAGGAATTCTGTGAATCTATAGGAGAAGTAACAGAG GTAAGGATAATGAAGGGAAAAGATTCAAGCGAGTCAAAGGGTTATGCTTTTGTGTCTTTCAGAACAAAGGAATTGGCTTCTAAGGCCATTGAAGAGTTGAACAATACGGAGTTTAAG GGTAAAAAGGTAAAGTGTTCAACATCTCAAGTAAATCATAGACTGTTTATTGGCAATGTCCCAAGAAACTGGGGAGAAGAAAATATGAAGAAGGCTGTAAAAAAGATTGGGCCTGGAGTTAATTCGGTGGAATTGTTGAAG GACCCACAGAACCCGAGCCGGAATCGGGGATTTGCATTCATTGAGTATTATAATCATGCATGTGCAGAATACTCAAGAAAAAAGATGTCAAACCCAGAATTTAAACTTGATGATAATGCTCCTACTGTGAGCTGGGCAGATCCTAAAAATGCAGGATCTTCTGCTGCGTCTCAG GTCAAGGCAGTATATGTCAAGAATTTACCTGAAGATATTACTCAGGATCGTCTAAGGCAGCTGTTTGAGCATCACGGAAAAGTCACAAAAGTAGTTCTTCCACCTGCAAAACCAGGACATGAAAAGAGCAGATTTGGTTTTGTGCACTTTGCAGAGAGGTCAAGTGCCATGAAGGCATTGAAGAACACTGAGAAATATGAAATTGATG GTCAAGTTTTGGATTGTTCCCTTGCAAAACCTCATACTGATCAGAAGCCTTCTGGAGGGCCAAATTCACAGAATTCATCCTTGTACTCAAACTTTCCACCTCAACTTGGCTACGGTTTAGCTGGGGGTACATATGGTGCTTTCGGTGCAGGCTTTGGCGCTGCTGGCTTTAGACAA CCTGTCATCTATGGCAGGGGACCGACTCCTGCTGGCATGGCAATGATGCCTATGCTTTTACCTGATGGAAGGATTGGATATGTCCT
- the LOC133677299 gene encoding heterogeneous nuclear ribonucleoprotein Q-like isoform X1, with product MPRSGGSGASADEPGIPEKSVEPEEQVDLDGDNEAEETMEEEVEYEEVEEEEEVEEIEEEVEEEVEEEEIEEAADEADSKKGSDGEEEIDEQRKHAELLALPPHGSEVYLGGIPPDASEGDLKEFCESIGEVTEQVRIMKGKDSSESKGYAFVSFRTKELASKAIEELNNTEFKGKKVKCSTSQVNHRLFIGNVPRNWGEENMKKAVKKIGPGVNSVELLKDPQNPSRNRGFAFIEYYNHACAEYSRKKMSNPEFKLDDNAPTVSWADPKNAGSSAASQVKAVYVKNLPEDITQDRLRQLFEHHGKVTKVVLPPAKPGHEKSRFGFVHFAERSSAMKALKNTEKYEIDGQVLDCSLAKPHTDQKPSGGPNSQNSSLYSNFPPQLGYGLAGGTYGAFGAGFGAAGFRQPVIYGRGPTPAGMAMMPMLLPDGRIGYVLQQPGMQAHSSPQPQGGRGRGAGSSSGGRRGNDRGRSRYNPY from the exons ATGCCAAGATCAGGGGGAAGTGGTGCATCTGCTGATGAACCAGGTATCCCTGAAAAGTCTGTCGAGCCTGAAGAGCAGGTTGACCTTGATGGTGACAATGAAGCTGAGGAGACAATGGAAGAAGAAGTTGAGTATGAAGAAgtagaagaggaggaggaagtgGAAGAGATAGAGGAAGAGGTTGAAGAGGAggtagaagaggaagaaattgaagagGCTGCTGATGAAGCAGATTCGAAAAAGGGCTCAGATGGTGAAGAGGAGATAGATGAGCAAAGAAAACATGCTGAGCTTCTTGCACTTCCTCCTCACGGATCAGAGGTGTATCTTGGTGGCATTCCTCCTGATGCTTCTGAAGGGGATTTGAAGGAATTCTGTGAATCTATAGGAGAAGTAACAGAG CAGGTAAGGATAATGAAGGGAAAAGATTCAAGCGAGTCAAAGGGTTATGCTTTTGTGTCTTTCAGAACAAAGGAATTGGCTTCTAAGGCCATTGAAGAGTTGAACAATACGGAGTTTAAG GGTAAAAAGGTAAAGTGTTCAACATCTCAAGTAAATCATAGACTGTTTATTGGCAATGTCCCAAGAAACTGGGGAGAAGAAAATATGAAGAAGGCTGTAAAAAAGATTGGGCCTGGAGTTAATTCGGTGGAATTGTTGAAG GACCCACAGAACCCGAGCCGGAATCGGGGATTTGCATTCATTGAGTATTATAATCATGCATGTGCAGAATACTCAAGAAAAAAGATGTCAAACCCAGAATTTAAACTTGATGATAATGCTCCTACTGTGAGCTGGGCAGATCCTAAAAATGCAGGATCTTCTGCTGCGTCTCAG GTCAAGGCAGTATATGTCAAGAATTTACCTGAAGATATTACTCAGGATCGTCTAAGGCAGCTGTTTGAGCATCACGGAAAAGTCACAAAAGTAGTTCTTCCACCTGCAAAACCAGGACATGAAAAGAGCAGATTTGGTTTTGTGCACTTTGCAGAGAGGTCAAGTGCCATGAAGGCATTGAAGAACACTGAGAAATATGAAATTGATG GTCAAGTTTTGGATTGTTCCCTTGCAAAACCTCATACTGATCAGAAGCCTTCTGGAGGGCCAAATTCACAGAATTCATCCTTGTACTCAAACTTTCCACCTCAACTTGGCTACGGTTTAGCTGGGGGTACATATGGTGCTTTCGGTGCAGGCTTTGGCGCTGCTGGCTTTAGACAA CCTGTCATCTATGGCAGGGGACCGACTCCTGCTGGCATGGCAATGATGCCTATGCTTTTACCTGATGGAAGGATTGGATATGTCCT